The following coding sequences are from one Shewanella violacea DSS12 window:
- a CDS encoding DUF4332 domain-containing protein, translated as MTKLVEIEGIGAAYSAKLEAVGIMTLADLMDKGASKKGRVEIAKQTEISEKLVLNWVNRADLSRIKGVSTQYADLLEFSGVDTVPELAQRNAENLHVKMTEVNDERALVRQLPALTQVQAWVAHAKELPRVINH; from the coding sequence ATGACCAAGCTAGTTGAAATTGAAGGGATCGGAGCAGCTTATTCTGCAAAATTGGAAGCCGTAGGTATTATGACGCTTGCAGATCTAATGGATAAAGGCGCAAGTAAGAAAGGACGCGTAGAAATTGCTAAGCAGACTGAGATCAGTGAAAAGCTGGTACTTAACTGGGTTAACCGTGCAGACTTATCTCGCATCAAGGGTGTTAGCACACAATATGCCGATCTTCTCGAGTTCTCCGGCGTAGACACTGTCCCAGAATTGGCTCAACGTAATGCTGAAAACCTGCATGTTAAGATGACAGAAGTCAACGACGAACGTGCTCTAGTACGTCAGCTACCAGCCCTGACACAGGTTCAGGCTTGGGTTGCTCATGCTAAAGAGCTTCCTCGTGTAATCAATCACTAG
- a CDS encoding oligopeptide:H+ symporter — protein sequence MKSDTSIFNQPKPFKMIFFIELWERFGYYGLQGILAVYFVEHLGYSQEEAFVTFGAFAALVFGLVSIGGYVGDHVLGTKRTMLLGAMVLAVGYFMMSMSIQHPGLIFYALATVAVGNGLFKANPSSLLAKCYEENDTRLDGAFTLYYMSINVGSLVALSMSPVIAAEYGYGVAFLICGLGLIASLLSYLVFRYTVQGIGSKPDNQPLSYLKLCIVLLVSVAAIFLCAWLMVNIMMANIVLGLIGITVVGVFMKETMAETGAARKRMIVVFVLMLQAIIFYVLYAQMPTSLNFFTIYNVDTQVMGFNINPVSLQALNPFWVVLCSPILAFLYMRFGQQGRDLSMPAKFTLGMFMCAFAFLIVAAAGTYFADAQGMVSMGWMVLVYLFQSLGELLISGLGLAMVASLVPQRLMGFTMGAWFLTQAASFVIGGYVATFSAAPENVTDPLLTLPIYTKLFLEIGLVALVVAVIMAWMAPKLTRMMDDEQTGDSDALVQAS from the coding sequence ATGAAAAGTGACACGAGTATTTTCAACCAGCCTAAACCATTTAAGATGATCTTTTTCATCGAGCTCTGGGAAAGGTTTGGTTATTACGGTCTGCAAGGGATTTTAGCCGTTTATTTTGTCGAGCATCTTGGTTATAGCCAAGAAGAAGCCTTCGTAACCTTTGGTGCATTCGCGGCCTTAGTGTTTGGCTTAGTGTCGATCGGCGGTTATGTGGGCGATCATGTTCTGGGGACTAAGAGGACCATGCTTTTGGGGGCCATGGTGTTGGCGGTGGGTTATTTCATGATGTCCATGTCGATTCAGCATCCCGGACTTATATTCTATGCACTGGCTACTGTCGCCGTGGGTAATGGCTTATTTAAGGCAAACCCGTCCAGCTTATTGGCCAAGTGTTACGAGGAGAACGATACTCGTCTCGATGGCGCTTTCACCTTGTACTATATGTCGATTAATGTGGGCTCTCTGGTAGCCCTGTCCATGAGCCCAGTTATTGCGGCCGAATATGGTTATGGGGTGGCTTTTTTGATCTGTGGTCTGGGTCTGATAGCGAGTCTGCTAAGTTATCTGGTGTTTCGCTATACCGTACAAGGCATAGGTTCAAAGCCTGATAATCAGCCGCTGAGCTATCTCAAACTATGTATCGTGCTACTCGTGTCCGTGGCAGCAATATTCTTGTGTGCTTGGCTCATGGTTAATATCATGATGGCTAATATCGTACTGGGTTTGATTGGCATCACTGTGGTAGGCGTTTTTATGAAAGAAACCATGGCTGAGACCGGCGCTGCTCGAAAACGTATGATTGTGGTGTTCGTCTTGATGCTGCAAGCCATCATCTTCTATGTACTCTATGCTCAGATGCCGACATCTCTTAACTTCTTTACCATCTATAATGTCGATACTCAGGTAATGGGCTTTAATATCAACCCCGTTAGCCTGCAGGCGTTAAACCCATTTTGGGTGGTCTTGTGTAGTCCCATACTCGCTTTCCTTTATATGCGCTTTGGTCAACAGGGGCGCGATCTGTCTATGCCGGCTAAATTCACTTTAGGCATGTTCATGTGTGCATTTGCCTTCTTGATTGTTGCTGCCGCAGGCACCTACTTTGCCGACGCGCAGGGCATGGTCTCTATGGGCTGGATGGTATTAGTGTATCTGTTTCAGAGTCTGGGTGAGTTGCTTATCAGTGGTTTAGGTCTAGCCATGGTGGCCAGCTTAGTGCCCCAACGTCTTATGGGATTCACCATGGGCGCCTGGTTCCTGACACAAGCGGCATCTTTTGTTATCGGTGGTTACGTGGCCACTTTCAGCGCCGCTCCAGAGAATGTGACCGACCCACTACTGACTTTGCCTATCTACACTAAACTGTTTTTGGAGATAGGTCTGGTGGCCTTAGTTGTCGCCGTTATCATGGCTTGGATGGCACCTAAGTTGACTAGGATGATGGATGATGAGCAAACTGGCGACAGTGATGCCTTGGTGCAGGCAAGCTAA
- a CDS encoding TonB-dependent receptor, with protein sequence MKLALSYIALAVAGTCSPVMAAQLEGQITDNNGTPLPGAHVSIDGGNKTTSDAQGRYKLSIADNSHVHLHVSDDNFRHTDHDLQITTGFVTQDISLEQIMMENIVITASPFLRSAMESTTPISVMTADELKLNIAPSLGDTLEKLPGVQASHFGAGASRPIIRGMSGPRVLVLENGLSVGDASTVSADHAVTTEAGTAQQIELLRGPGSLLYGNGAIGGVVNVVNNRVDERAVDELSGNFGSHYVTGNNGRTVNGELNGGNGKFNWHLDGTHRETDDFDIAGNAIENQSKTHGSLANSQLKLDDYAAGVGYTGDDSFISISGARTESNYGIPGRGVEGDPDITIDLKKTAWQLHSGLLDPFSGVSKLRFDAGYTDYQHAEQEDGVADTFFYNKQSEARLSVNNTPWGEWQGVMGLHAIHRDFSVRGEEALTPDSKTDTVAAFIVQERRIDDFRIELGGRIEHYRLDPNSMKLQTLAGTQDYQPEGVSDNNLTLSAGIVWDFDPAYNLGLSFERAERSATAEELYSFGAHDATQSFEVGSQFMIENGNVIPNSDTSDKEIANNIDLTLRKLEGAWTGSLSLAYNRVNDFYYEKDTGLVASDIGEEGDLPVYQFTQGDVELYSVEAQAKIPFNDTWSLDLLSDYTRGKLVDGGNLPLISPMRFGSTLNFDLQDWHADVGVMAYAKQTDTAENETDTAGYALVDSAVTYHFATENGDMMFYVKGNNLLDQDARPHTSLLKEYSPLMGRSVMIGVNYDF encoded by the coding sequence ATGAAACTTGCTCTATCATATATAGCGCTAGCGGTTGCTGGCACTTGTTCACCTGTAATGGCGGCTCAGCTAGAAGGTCAAATTACCGATAATAATGGCACTCCTCTTCCAGGCGCCCATGTGAGTATCGACGGTGGCAACAAGACAACCAGTGATGCTCAAGGTCGATACAAGTTATCTATCGCCGACAACAGTCATGTTCATCTCCATGTGAGTGATGACAACTTCAGGCATACAGATCACGATTTACAGATAACCACAGGTTTTGTGACCCAAGATATTTCACTGGAGCAGATCATGATGGAAAACATTGTGATCACCGCATCACCTTTTCTGCGCTCAGCCATGGAAAGCACCACGCCAATCAGCGTGATGACAGCAGATGAACTCAAACTAAATATCGCCCCAAGTCTAGGAGACACGCTGGAGAAACTCCCCGGTGTGCAAGCTTCTCATTTTGGTGCTGGTGCCAGCCGCCCCATTATTCGCGGCATGAGTGGTCCTCGTGTTCTAGTGTTAGAAAATGGCCTCTCCGTGGGAGATGCCTCGACGGTATCGGCAGATCATGCGGTTACTACTGAAGCCGGAACGGCGCAGCAAATCGAACTTCTGCGGGGACCTGGATCGCTACTCTATGGTAACGGTGCCATTGGTGGCGTCGTCAATGTGGTGAATAACCGCGTCGATGAAAGAGCTGTCGATGAGTTATCCGGTAACTTTGGTTCCCATTATGTGACAGGCAATAATGGCCGCACCGTCAATGGTGAGCTAAATGGCGGTAACGGTAAATTCAATTGGCATTTAGACGGTACACATCGCGAGACAGATGACTTCGATATTGCCGGTAATGCCATTGAAAATCAGAGCAAAACTCACGGTTCACTGGCCAATAGTCAGCTAAAACTGGATGACTACGCCGCCGGTGTCGGCTACACAGGTGATGACTCTTTTATCAGTATCTCAGGGGCTCGTACTGAATCTAACTATGGTATTCCTGGCCGCGGGGTGGAAGGCGATCCTGACATCACCATAGATCTGAAAAAAACGGCATGGCAACTTCATTCTGGCCTGTTAGATCCATTCTCCGGGGTGAGTAAACTGCGCTTTGACGCTGGTTATACCGATTACCAACATGCCGAGCAGGAAGATGGCGTCGCTGATACCTTTTTCTACAATAAGCAAAGTGAAGCCCGTTTGAGTGTAAACAATACACCTTGGGGGGAATGGCAAGGGGTCATGGGTCTTCACGCCATTCATAGAGATTTTTCTGTTCGAGGGGAAGAGGCACTGACCCCAGACAGTAAAACCGATACTGTTGCCGCATTTATCGTTCAAGAACGAAGAATTGATGACTTTCGCATCGAACTCGGTGGCCGCATAGAGCATTATCGTTTAGACCCTAACTCTATGAAGCTACAAACCTTAGCTGGCACACAAGACTATCAGCCCGAAGGCGTGAGTGATAACAATCTGACGCTTTCAGCTGGTATTGTCTGGGATTTCGATCCCGCCTACAACTTAGGCTTGTCCTTCGAAAGAGCCGAGCGCTCGGCCACCGCCGAAGAGCTTTATAGTTTTGGTGCACACGATGCGACGCAAAGCTTCGAAGTGGGCTCTCAATTCATGATTGAAAATGGCAATGTCATTCCCAACAGCGACACTAGCGACAAGGAGATCGCCAATAACATAGATCTCACCCTGAGAAAATTAGAGGGAGCCTGGACTGGGTCTTTGAGTCTGGCCTATAACAGGGTCAATGATTTCTACTACGAAAAAGATACCGGCCTAGTTGCCTCGGATATTGGTGAAGAGGGAGATCTACCTGTCTATCAATTCACCCAAGGCGATGTTGAACTCTATTCGGTGGAAGCTCAAGCCAAGATACCCTTTAACGATACCTGGTCACTGGATCTACTCAGTGATTACACCCGAGGAAAATTGGTCGATGGTGGCAATTTACCACTTATCTCACCCATGCGTTTTGGCTCAACACTGAACTTTGATCTCCAGGACTGGCATGCCGATGTGGGTGTGATGGCTTATGCTAAACAGACAGATACCGCCGAAAATGAGACAGATACGGCAGGTTATGCCTTGGTCGATTCTGCTGTGACCTATCATTTTGCTACAGAAAATGGCGATATGATGTTCTATGTGAAAGGCAATAACTTACTCGATCAAGATGCCAGGCCACATACTTCGCTACTGAAAGAGTACTCGCCGCTTATGGGGCGTAGTGTCATGATCGGCGTGAACTACGATTTTTAG
- a CDS encoding protein disulfide-isomerase — translation MTQELFIELPLSDSETPITEDSSKDLYFIFDSHCPWSYAATPLVNALHEAYPEMNIHPLHSAHYNGTDSAGEEQMEDVARLTGLKFGRDHIRYVNSPKSSFKTANLMGWMQSKQPKKQLEVVNFLQRAHFVEGNPLDTKHDFNDVIEKFKLSPSNKVFKDSLSSEAEFVLSDIAEIQEMIGTKAFPAMVIIIGEQGIFVDHSKYLSNPQGVVAEVEKEIAALK, via the coding sequence ATGACCCAAGAACTGTTTATCGAGCTGCCTCTCTCTGACTCTGAGACTCCTATCACTGAAGATTCTAGCAAGGATCTGTATTTTATCTTCGATTCCCACTGCCCATGGAGCTACGCGGCCACACCTTTGGTCAACGCACTTCATGAAGCTTATCCTGAGATGAACATCCACCCACTGCATAGCGCACATTACAATGGCACAGACAGTGCGGGCGAAGAGCAGATGGAAGATGTTGCAAGACTCACAGGGCTTAAGTTCGGCAGGGATCACATTCGTTACGTCAACAGTCCTAAGAGTTCTTTCAAAACGGCAAACCTGATGGGTTGGATGCAGAGCAAGCAGCCTAAGAAGCAATTGGAAGTGGTTAACTTTTTACAAAGGGCACATTTTGTCGAAGGTAATCCACTGGATACTAAACATGATTTCAATGACGTCATTGAAAAATTCAAGTTATCCCCCTCAAATAAAGTCTTTAAAGATAGCCTAAGTAGCGAAGCCGAATTCGTATTATCGGATATCGCCGAGATTCAGGAGATGATAGGCACTAAGGCATTTCCGGCTATGGTGATTATCATCGGTGAACAAGGCATATTTGTTGACCACTCTAAGTACCTAAGCAATCCACAAGGCGTGGTTGCAGAGGTTGAGAAAGAGATCGCTGCGCTTAAATAG
- the parS gene encoding type II RES/Xre toxin-antitoxin system antitoxin: MAITNVFTPASASNKVIGFWQSVGVPARGASLYEALHTGLPFEVYSNLAKVSGIEKSELASATVIASATLQRRAKAGKFNRDESDRLYRFAEVYKSALDLFEGEGDDATRWLRNPVRGLGNKRPIDMLSTSAETEAVLNLIGRLEHGVFA; encoded by the coding sequence ATGGCAATTACCAATGTGTTTACGCCGGCGAGTGCAAGCAATAAAGTCATCGGCTTCTGGCAATCTGTTGGCGTTCCAGCTCGCGGTGCCAGCTTATATGAGGCGCTGCATACTGGGCTGCCGTTCGAGGTCTATAGCAATCTAGCTAAAGTTTCCGGCATAGAAAAGTCTGAGCTTGCCAGTGCCACGGTTATCGCCAGTGCGACCTTACAACGCCGTGCCAAGGCGGGAAAATTCAATCGTGACGAGAGTGACAGGCTGTATCGTTTCGCCGAAGTGTATAAGTCAGCGCTGGATCTGTTTGAGGGTGAAGGTGATGATGCGACTCGCTGGCTGAGAAACCCAGTACGTGGTCTGGGTAACAAGCGTCCTATCGATATGCTGTCGACTTCGGCAGAAACTGAGGCGGTGCTGAATCTAATAGGCCGCTTAGAGCACGGTGTATTTGCATGA
- a CDS encoding RES family NAD+ phosphorylase, whose translation MITAYRIVKKKWASNAFDGEGARLFGGRWNSRGQSCVYLAGSESLAILEILVHLDNAQQINHYTLFAVELDEKDIMLLDKDALPHNWQEDPAPADTADVGDEWLNSQVSLALCVPSSIVTRERNFLLNVEHPAFDNMMNTKLELEFSMDRRLLP comes from the coding sequence ATGATCACCGCCTATCGCATAGTGAAGAAAAAATGGGCCAGCAATGCCTTCGATGGTGAAGGCGCCAGGCTCTTCGGTGGGCGCTGGAATAGTCGCGGCCAGTCCTGTGTTTATCTGGCAGGCTCCGAGTCTTTAGCTATTTTAGAGATATTGGTTCATTTAGATAATGCCCAGCAAATCAATCATTACACCTTATTTGCTGTAGAGTTGGATGAAAAAGATATCATGTTACTGGACAAGGATGCCCTGCCCCATAATTGGCAAGAAGACCCAGCGCCTGCAGATACGGCCGATGTGGGAGATGAATGGTTAAACAGTCAAGTCAGTTTGGCTCTGTGTGTCCCCTCTAGCATAGTGACTCGGGAACGTAACTTTTTGCTCAATGTCGAGCATCCCGCTTTCGATAACATGATGAATACTAAGCTAGAGCTCGAGTTTTCCATGGATAGACGACTGCTGCCATAA